TACAGGGATTTTATTTCAAAGAATCCCCCTGCGCCTGCAAGCGATAAAAATACTATAATGGTTAAAAATGTCGGTACAAAAATAACTCAGGCAGTTACGCAATTTTTAAAAAGTGGAGGGCAGTCGCAAAGGATAGAAGGATTTAAGTGGGAATACAATTTGGTTAACGATAAAACTGTAAATGCGTGGTGCATGCCTGGAGGCAAAGTTGTTGTTTATTCCGGCATTTTACCGCTTACACAGGATGAAACAGGGTTAGCCGTGGTATTGGGTCACGAAATTGCACATGCTGTTGCCCGTCATGGCAACGAAAGAATGAGCGAACAGCTTTTAATAATGATGGGAGGGATAGGACTTGCAGTTGCATTGTCGCAGAAGCCGCAGGAAACACAAAATGTTTTTCTTATGTGCTACGGTGTTGGAGGGACGCTGGGTTCACTTGCATATTCAAGAATTCACGAGTATGAAGCGGATAAACTCGGTTTGATATTTATGGCAATGGCGGGTTACAATCCCGAAAAAGCAGTTGACTTTTGGCAAAGAATGGCTGCACAAGGCAAAACAAATATCCCACAGTTTTTAAGCACTCACCCAAGCGATGAAAACAGAATAAAAGAACTTCGTGCGTTTTTGCCAAAAGCCAAGCAATATTACAAGGGATAGAAGAAAGAGTATTGCAACTAATTTAAATGTATCGTTATACCTTTTTATTTATTAACAAATTACCGATACATTCATACATCCTACTTCGTTTTATTTATTTCTAAAATATTTAAAAAAATAAAAAATTTTATTATTTTGAACATATTTTTGTATATTTGCATTATGAAACTTTAAAATAATTACTATGAGTTTAAATAAAATTACAGCTATAATAGTGCTGCTTGTGGTTATTGCAGCTACAATTTCCATAGGATGCTCAAGTAAAAGCAAAATGTGCAAAGGTATGAGTTTTCATAAACGTGATATCAGAAGAGGACTATCTTCTTATTGATTTTTATATATCTTCAGTTAATTTCTGTACTATTCTTAATTTATTAAAAAATTCTTTTGCAACAATTCTTAGTACAGTATAAGAAGGAATAGCAAGTACCATTCCTGGTATGCCGGCAACAGTTCCTGCCATCAATATTACAAGAAAAATTTCCAAAGGATGAGCTTTTACGCTGCTTGAATAAATATAGGGCTGTAAAAATGTCGCATCAATAATGTTTACCGCTAAAAAAACTCCAAGCATCCTGAATATATCGGGTAACATTTGCGAATAAAAATCAACATTCATGTTAACCGATAAACCAAGAAATACGCCTATACATGCACCGATAATCGGACCTATATAAGGTATTACATTCATTATACCTGCAAAAAAACCAATAATCAGTGCATTGTCAATTCCCATTATTGTCATTCCTATTGAAATCAAAATTATTACAGAAACTACATCAAGGCAAAGACCTATAAAATATCGAGTAAGCAATCTTTTTGTTTCAATAAGTATGTGTTTTATTTCCATTTGATATTTCAGGGGAGTAAGAAGCATAACGCCTTTTAAAAAAAGTTTTTTATCTTTAAGAAAGAAAAAGGTGATGAAAGAAATTGCAAAAATTGCTACAAGTAATTTCCCTGTATAATCAATAAACGAATTGAATATTTCGGAGAACTTGGATATATTTATAAAAGAAGATATTTTTGAATAAAGTATTGTATCAATATTTTCATTTTCTGCAATAAGATTGTATTTTAATAAAGTTGCTTCGAGTTTTGTCAATGGTACTTTGAAGCTGTTGTAAAATGTTTGATAATCTACTTTTGATAAAATATCAATTTCATAAGTAAATATCGGAATGAAAATACTGATTACTGCAATAAATAATCCCATCAATACAAGCAAGGTTGTAAATGCTTTTAAACTATGAGGGATTTCATATTTGCCGAATCTTATTTTGCCAATCAACTTCATTATTGGTTGTCCGATTAACGACATTACTGCAGAAGCGAGAACGTATGCAATAATGGAACCGAAGAACCAAATAAAGATTATGGTAATCAGAATTACTGCAAAAATGATGATGAATTTATTTTTTGTATTCATAAGTTAAACAAAAATCAATATTGTTATACGCAAATACTATTTCAAAGTTGTTAAGTTTCTTTCAAATTTATAAATAATGCGGCAATATTCAAAAATCGTAAAAAAAAAGCAATATTTTAATTTATAAAAAAAAATTATAATTTTACAACAGTTAACTTTTAAAAAAACATTGTTATGAAAAATATTTTAGACATTGGAATCATTTCATTGATGTGTTTGTTTCTTTTAGCATCATGCTCCCATGAAAAACTTTTCACACAAAAAAAATATCAGGAACTTAGGAAAGTTCCTGTAAGCAGCATCGAAGCAAAATATCAGAATAATAAAAATCAAAAAGAAAATTATGATAAAGAGAATATAAATACGAAGGATGAAAATATCATGGCGTCTGCAAGCAGCAATAATGCTGGATTATCTCAAATGATACGGAGTGATAAAGTAAAAGAACAAATAAATAAAACAAAAGCAGTTTTTAAAGAATTTATTCCTATTAGAGAAGCAACAGATAATCCAAAAAACATAAAGAAAATTGATGTATTTAAAATGATGCACAATGTTAAAAAGCTAAAAAAACCACTGAATAGTCGAGACAATAAAAATAGTTTTCTCAGATTAATACTTTTTGTTATACTTATTCTTTTGGTAATTGGGTTAGTAGCAAAGTTATTTCCTGATTTAGCATGGTTGTTAGAAGTACTTATTTTAGTTTTGCTTATTGTATTAATTTTATATTTGCTGAAAGCATTATAGCGAAGATGCAATTTGCAATATTAAAATTTTACTGAGTGTTTTTGACATCATTACCTTTAATAAATGAAATACTTTCTGAGCTGTTATTTGCGGTTTCAAAGGTTAGCAACTCAAATATTATCTTTAACCAAATGATGATACAAGGTATGGCTTTTAAAACATAAGGTACAACTATATGTTCTCTTAAATATTTCGGAAAAATATCAGTAGGGGAGAGGATTGTAAAAACAAAAGCCAGACAAATTAAAATCAAATCATAAAATTTTCTTTTTTTATAAAAATACCACAAAGCAACACCTGCAACTGCTATGATAAAAGTTGAAGATTCGGCTTTGTGATTAAAAATCACTATCCATATTAAAATGTTTGCTAAAAATAAAATTCTGAAATTATAATTGTTGAACGATTTGTATTTTAAAAACGAAAGTGATAAAATAATAAATCCGGTAAATATTATGATGTATTTGTTGATGCTTAAATTAAACCATGAATAAAGCCAACCCATAACCGATAAGCCATTCCACGAATTATAATCTGTTTTCAAAACCTGAAACCAACTCTGATATAAATATTTTAATTGCCCGAATGAAGTAAATAATAATGGTAGTGCAAATAATATGAACATCCAGAAAATTGAATATAAGATAAAT
The sequence above is a segment of the Bacteroidales bacterium genome. Coding sequences within it:
- a CDS encoding M48 family metallopeptidase, with the translated sequence YRDFISKNPPAPASDKNTIMVKNVGTKITQAVTQFLKSGGQSQRIEGFKWEYNLVNDKTVNAWCMPGGKVVVYSGILPLTQDETGLAVVLGHEIAHAVARHGNERMSEQLLIMMGGIGLAVALSQKPQETQNVFLMCYGVGGTLGSLAYSRIHEYEADKLGLIFMAMAGYNPEKAVDFWQRMAAQGKTNIPQFLSTHPSDENRIKELRAFLPKAKQYYKG
- a CDS encoding AI-2E family transporter, with product MNTKNKFIIIFAVILITIIFIWFFGSIIAYVLASAVMSLIGQPIMKLIGKIRFGKYEIPHSLKAFTTLLVLMGLFIAVISIFIPIFTYEIDILSKVDYQTFYNSFKVPLTKLEATLLKYNLIAENENIDTILYSKISSFINISKFSEIFNSFIDYTGKLLVAIFAISFITFFFLKDKKLFLKGVMLLTPLKYQMEIKHILIETKRLLTRYFIGLCLDVVSVIILISIGMTIMGIDNALIIGFFAGIMNVIPYIGPIIGACIGVFLGLSVNMNVDFYSQMLPDIFRMLGVFLAVNIIDATFLQPYIYSSSVKAHPLEIFLVILMAGTVAGIPGMVLAIPSYTVLRIVAKEFFNKLRIVQKLTEDI
- a CDS encoding glycosyltransferase family 87 protein; the protein is MIFLKENKFLRSISNSNTLLAIYITITVIASVQLLSLGIKTIEGHEYTHYNNYLIFKQTFHHLINGQNLYCIITERYKNADYQFWDFKYSPTFAVYMLPFAYLPVSVGLVLWNLLNTLILFFAIKVLPRISDKIKVSILWFILLENITSVQNTQSNALIAGLIILAFNFLERKNIIIATLLIALSAYIKPFGVIAFSLFLFYPGKIKFILYSIFWMFILFALPLLFTSFGQLKYLYQSWFQVLKTDYNSWNGLSVMGWLYSWFNLSINKYIIIFTGFIILSLSFLKYKSFNNYNFRILFLANILIWIVIFNHKAESSTFIIAVAGVALWYFYKKRKFYDLILICLAFVFTILSPTDIFPKYLREHIVVPYVLKAIPCIIIWLKIIFELLTFETANNSSESISFIKGNDVKNTQ